The segment AGTTGATCTGAGTACGCTGCAGTTGCATCGATTCGATCCTCAAACAGGAGAGCCGATCAAAGGGAGTGAGTATGCAGCGGCGAAAACACCTTGGGATCAACCCTGTCGATTTGAAGATGACGAGTTCAGTGACGGATACACCAGCCGAGTGGGCCGTCCTTCCGAAACGGAAGATGGACGCACTCGACAATTCCAACGCCCTCGCAAAGCTCGACTGTTCAACCGGGAGATGTCGGCAGAGCAGGGCCGGCTCATCTGGTCGCATGTCGCAGAGCAAAATAAACCTGCGGCCTATGCCCTCTATTTTGATATCAAACAGGAACAGGACATGAAATCTGTTTCTCCCGCACCCTGGATAGGCGATGCCGATCCACTGCGACGCGAAACAGAAGAAGCCTTAGGTGGTTTTGCCCATTTTCCGGCGACCGTTGCCGACTTAAATGCCGATGGTCTGGAAGATCTCATCTCGGGAACAGAGAAAGGGGATCTAATCTGGTACCCCAACAGAGGAACACGTGAGCGTCCTCACTTTCAAGGTTGCCAGATTCTGACGGACGAGACAGGGCCTATTGATACTGGTTGGTATGCGGCTCCTTTCGTTTACGATTGGAACAACGATGGTTTGCTCGATCTCCTCGTCGGATCGAGTGGTAACGTCATTCTCTGGTGGCAGAATGTTGGCTCTCAAAAGAAGCATGATTTCCAGTACCGTGGTTTTGTGCAAAACGAAGAAGATCGGCTTCGTGTTCCAGAGACGCCAGTGGCGGAAGATGGAGCGAATATTTTCAAACATGACTATTACAACCAACCCTGGGTGGGAGACTTGGATGGCGATGGTCTCCCGGAGATTGTCACCGGTGGTTATACCACGGGGCGGATTTTTCAGTATCAAGGAGTGGGGCGGAACGCCGACGGAACTCCGAAGCTGAAATATGCCGGAGAACTTGGCACTGACAAAGGACCGATTGATACCGTTTGGGCTGCGGCCCCCTGGATGTGGGACGCGAATGCCGATGGTCAATTCGACTTGCTCACAGGTGGCTGGTACTGGAGCGGAATCGAAGCCCCCGCTCCGCCCGGTGTGGCGGACTATCTTCGTTTCTATCAACATGCGGGCAAAGAACCTTTATTGTTTGAACGCTTGCCCTTTCCGAAAACCGACTCGTTTCCGCGAGGGGTGATTACTCGACCTGTGCTCTTTTACGCAAACAGCGATCCAATGCCCGATTTATTAGTCAGCGATAATTCGGGTGAAGTTCACATCATTCCCAACATCGGTAAAGCGGGTGAACCCCGCTGGGATATGCCGGGCGAGAGGTTAACCGCTCCCTGGGGTTTTGACAGTGATTGGGACGCGACCGGTTTCGCCAGTTCCAATACCGGATCCGAATCGGGAGAGGTATTGATCGGGACTTATCTGTGGAAACGCGAAGGATCTGCTCGCTCGCCGGAGAAAAAACTGATCGGTGCACCACGGGTAAATGGAAAGCCGATTTCTCATCCGGGACCGGGTTATGGAGATGGGTATCTATACACTCAACTCTACGACTGGAACAACGATGGTCACAACGACATTCTGTGGGGAACGCAACAGGGAAATATTTACGTTCATCTCCATAGCGGCACAGGCGATCCCCTGGAGTTTGAACCGGGGCAACTTGTTGAACTGGCCACGGGCGAATCACTCAAAGTCGGTCCGCCTGTCGTTGACTCGGTCGAGGAAGCAACCGACTTCACGATTCTGCAAGGTTCCCGGATTGTCTTCGCGCTGTCTGATTTCAATCAGGATGGAATCGACGATCTTCTGATTGCGGAAACATTCGCTCAACTGTGGTTGTTCCCGGGACAGGCCCCCTCAGAAAATGCGGAAGCAGCCGCACGGACTTTTGGCCCCGGCCAGTTACTCACCACTCTGAAAACCAGGATAAATCAAATCTGCTGCTTTGACTGGAACAAGGACAGCTTTCCCGACCTATTATTAGGTGGAACGGCGACGGAGCCGGTGATTGTCTACCTCAATCAAACACAAGCGGGAGACCCTGCGTTAAGTGAGGCACAAGCGGTCGAAGGTTTGCCTTATCTGTTCTGGGGACCGCGAGTGGCTGCTACCGACTGGAACGGCGACGGTGATGACGATCTGATGGTTCAAAGTGAATTCTTTTCCTTCTGGATTGAACGGTCCTTTCTTGATCATGGATATTTCGCGGCTCAGGTGTCGGGAAAAGCGGGAGAGTATCTCCAGCACCGCCCGAATCCCTGAGGGAGAAAGATTGCTTAATCGCCAGCCACCGTTTAGGATAAGATATATAAACGGATGGTTATGTGTTTGGTGTGGTTTTTTGACGCTCTTGCGGGAGGCCAGAATGGCCAGTAGCGGGTTTAAATCTAGAAGAGAAATTCTCTGTCTTTCTGTTCTGTGGATTGCGATGGTTCCATTCGCACCCGATCTTCGTGCCGCCGAAGACACTGTTGATAACGCCCTTTATGAGCACCATATCAAACCGCTGCTGAAAGAACGTTGCTTTGCTTGTCACGGTGTGTTGAAGCAGGAGTCCTCACTGCGAGTCGATTCGGGCGTCCATCTTTTCAAGGGGGGGGACATTGGTGCCGCCGTCGTTCCGGGAAACCTCGAAGAAAGCTGGCTCTACCAGGCAATCACGGGCGAAGCCGGTTTCCTGATGCCTCCCGAGGGAGATCCGCTCAGCGAGGAAGAAATCGCCCACGTGAAAAGCTGGATCGAAGCGGGGGCGCCCATTCCCGAAACTGACCAACCCGAAATGGATCCACAGGATCACTGGGCCTTTCAATTAATCGAACAGCCAGCTCTTCCTGAAGTGAAAAACACAGAATGGATCGAATCGCCTGTTGATTATTTCATTGCTGCAAAACACGAATCACTCGGATTATCTCCGGCAACAAAAACCGACAAAGCGACTTTGTTAAGACGGGTTTATCTCGACCTGGTCGGATTGCCTCCCTCGCGCGAGGAACTGCATGCATTTCTGGCGGACGACCGTCCCGAAGCGTACAACGAAGTCGTTGACACTTTGCTCGACAGTCCGCATTACGGCGAACGCTGGGGACGGCATTGGATGGATGTCTGGCGTTACAGTGACTGGTACGGACGTCGGGGTGCCAACGACATGACCAACAGCTATTCTACAATCTGGAGATGGCGCGATTGGATTATCCAATCACTGAATGCGGACAAAGGTTACGACCAGATGATTCGCGAAATGCTCGCGGCGGATCAACTCTATCCGGGAGATCGAGAGAAACAGGTCGCCACCGGTTTCATCGTTCGGAACTACTATCGCTGGAATTATCATACGTGGTTAAAGGATAGCGTCGAGCACACCGGCAAAGCGTTCCTCGGGTTGACCTTCAATTGCTGTGAATGTCATGACCATAAATACGACCCCATAGCACAGAATGAATACTTTGCGATGCGTTCGTTCTTTGAACCGCTTGATCTACGACACAATCGAGTTCCAAACGTTGCCGATCCCGGACCATTTCCCGATTATGTCCTGAGTAAATTAAATCCTCCCATTCGAGACGGTCAGGTGCAGGTTTATGATCGTTATCCGGAAAAAGAAACCCAGTTTTATACCGGAGGTGTGGAGACGAATATCGTCCCTGACAAACCGGGAATCGAGGCCGCCGGTCCTGCCTTTCTGAAGGGGGATAAACTCGAGATTACTCAAGTCGAGTTGCCTGTCGAAGCCTGGTATCCCGGGTTACAACAATTTGTCATCGATGAGGAAACCACCCAGCGAGATTCTGCAGTCAAGCTTGCCTATCACTACTATAAAACCGAAGAAGCTTCGCTCCTGGAACAAATCCAAACCAGGGAAGAGATGTTAAACGAACTGAAGCTTCAGCAACCCTCCACTGACGATAATTCGCTCGCTTCCGCCTCCAATTTGCAGGCAATTCAATTAGCGACGGAAACTGGGCGACGCACGCTGCAACATGGACTCGGTCAAGCCGTCCAGTTTGATGACCAGACGACACTCCAGTTTCGAATTCGCTTAATCAAAGATGGTCTCGCGAGTTTCCAACTCTCGGACGATCTCGCCGCGGGCCGGACCAGCTTGTATCTCGCCTTTACAGAAGGAAAAGTGAAAGCGTATGTGCCAGGCAAGGGGACGGTAGAGCAGGTCCTCGCCCAGTACGATCAGTTGGAAAGTCCTCGGCACTTTCAGGCGGAGCTTGCTTTCGATCCCGATGAGGACCAGGCGTTGCTTACCCTTACCGATCTGAAAACGTCGGAACCTCTGGTGACTCAAACTCCCATTTCTATTCATGGTTGGCGACCTGCAAACTCAGTGAATTGCGGAATCTTTATCGACGCCCATTCAAATACAATTGCTGAGTTTGATGACATCGTCTTCAGCCAGACGGGGAATACGGAACCCTCGCTCAATCTGGACTTTGAATACCCACAGTACCTGCCCGGTAACGATCCCGCCGGTGCCCAGAACTGGTTAGTCTCTCGATTCAGTACTGGGGACGGGCATTCCGAAGTCGTGCTATTGGGCGAGTTAACTCCGGAACAGCTGGCCCAGCGTCAGCAATTCACAGAGTTGACCCAAAAAGTGCAAACGCCCAAACTTCAGTTGGCTGAACTCAAAACCAGGTATGAAGGCGCGACCGCTGAGTTAGTAGCTTACCAAGCCGTTGTAAAATCAGAACAGGCCCGGTATCAAAAGAGCGATGTGCCCGAAGGGGAGCTGAATCAATTGATGGCAACCGCCGCCGACCTTCGACGCACGGCCAATCACAAACAAGCCATCGCCAAAACCAATGCGGCTGCGAATGCTGTCCATATGGCGAAACTGCTTCCACTAGATCAACAGGATCGTGACACTCAGATTAAAACCGCCGAACAAGCGGTTGCTACGGCGCAACAATCATTGACGGCCGCTGAGAAGGCTTTAAAAGATGGAACTGCCGAATACGAACCGTTAAGCCGGCAATTTCCCAAAATCAGCACCGGTAAACGGGCGGCGCTGGCGGAATGGATCACGGCGAATGAAAACCCACTCACGGCCCGCGTCGCTGCGAACCATCTTTGGGGAAGGCATTTCGGACAGCCACTCGTTTCCACAACCGAGAACTTCGGACGCAATGGGGCCGCACCTACTCATCCCGAACTATTGAACTGGCTCGCCTCGGAACTACAACAGAATGGCTGGAGTTTCAAACATCTACATCGTTTGATTGTCACCAGTCAGACATATCAACAATCCTCTCGCGCCAGTGCGGACCTCAGCGGAAACAAAGAAATTGATCGCGACAATCAGTTCCTCTGGCATTATCCGGGACACCGCATTGAAGCAGAAGTGATTCGGGACAGTTTGCTGAAAGTAGCAGGAGAACTGGACACCGAGTTCTTCGGTCAGGAGATTGAACACGAAGAAGGGCTGTTTACGAATCGTCGCAGTATTTATCTCTCTCATCATGGAGAGGGGAAAATGCAATTCCTGGAAATGTTCGACGTTGCCGATCCCGCTGACTGCTACATCCGCAAATCAACCGTGCTGCCGCAACAGGCCCTCGCTCTGTCTAATAGTGAACTCGCCATGCAGAAAGGACGGCAACTTGCCCGTCGGTTGTGGGGCGAGATTGATTCTGGCTCAGCAGGGGAGGACGTGGACAATGAATTTGTCGATCAGGCCTTTGAACGAATTCTATCGCGACCCGCCACCGAAGCAGAACGGTTCGCATCGATCAAGTTTCTCAGACAGCAGCGGGAACTTTTCACAACGACGGAAGAGCCGTTGATCGTTCCACCGACAGAAGACGAGGAACCGGCTGCGGCGGAAACACTTCCAGCGACAGAACCAGCTGCCCGTGCCCGGGAAAACCTGATCCATGCTCTGTTCAATCACACCGACTTCATCACCGTTCGATAATTCGCCTGACCGGTCGTTTATTCACAATACGATTCATCCAAAACGGGAACGATTATGCCCCGCTCCAAACACAATTCTTTCTGCGGTCGAGTTAAACGACGTACTTTTCTCGCCGATATGGGTTTCGGTGCGACTGGCCTCGCGCTGGGATCGCTCATGGCTAAGGAGAATGCGGCCTCTGCAGCGACGACAAAATCGGACCAACCTGATATCGGTCCGCATTTCGCTCCTCGCGCAAAGAATGTGATCTGGGTTTTTCTTTCTGGTGGGTACAGCCAGATGGAGACGTTCGATCCCAAACCGATGCTCAATAAATACGCTGGTAAAACATTCGATCAGACTCCTTATCCGAATCCCTTTGAAGATCCCCTCTATCAGGAACGAGCCAGATCCGTCGTTAAGGTGAAACGGGAACACGCGACGATTCTGCCGATGCAAGTTGGGTTTAAAAAACGGGGAGAGCTGGGGATTGGAGTGACCGACTGGTGGCCACATCTTTCGACCTGTGTCGACGATATTTCTTTCGTCCGTTCGATGTATACTACCGACAATGATCACGCCGCTGAATTTCAAATGCATCATGGTCGGCATAAACTTGATCCCAAACAGCCCGTGGTCGGTTCGTGGATCAACTACGGTCTCGGTTCCCTCAATGAAAATCTGCCCGAGTTCGTCTGTCTCGGCAACTTTAAAGACAGTCGGATAAAAGAAGACTTCGACGCGAATTATCTTGGCCCCAAGTATGGCGGAGTGATTCTCAATCTCGATCCCAAAAATCCGTTGCCCTATGGTCGCCGCGATCTGTCCATGCTGGAGCGGGAGCAACAGAACCAATTCGCGTTCGTAAACGAACTGAACCAACTTACCGCGACAGAGTACCCGGATGATGAACAAGCCCGTGCGCGAATCAAGTCGTATGAACTTGCCTTCCGCATGCAATCCGCTGTACCCGAGACGTTAAATCTGGCAGAAGAAACGGCAGAGACACAGGCTCTATATGGAATCGACAACGAAACAACTTCCGTCTATGGCCGGAGGCTGTTAGCCGCTCGAAGACTGGCCGAACGGGGGGTTCGTTTCTCACTTGTTTATTTAAGTGACTATGGTGAATGGGACTCTCATCTCAAATTACAGGAACTTCACGGACGCTCCTGTGAACGAGTCGATAAGCCAGTTGCCGGCTTGCTGAAAGACTTGAAACGCCGGGGCATGTGGGAGGACACGGTCGTTGTTTTCTGCACCGAATTCGGTCGCACCCCCGGTGTAGAAGTCCGCGACGGGTACAAAGCTCCTGATGGTCGTGATCATCATCCGCATGGTTTCACTGTCTGGTTCGCCGGAGCAGGGATCAAGCAGGGGCATATTCATGGGGCAACCGATGACCTCGGTTTCCACGTTGTCGATTCTCCCCACTACGTGACTGATATTCACGCGACATTGATGCACTTAATGGGACTCGATCCGCAACGTCTCGATATTCCGGGAAGACAAAGGTTGCTTTCGGATCACGGGAAACCGATTATGGATATCTTAAGTTAGCACGATAGTACGCTATCACTAGCCTCTCTTTCTCCCGAATTCTTCCATTGGTTGATCCATGCTGCCCCGATTTATTTTCTGTTTAGGTATCACATTTTCTGTTTGCGCTCTCTCTGCTGCAGAATGGCCCGATGTCGCGGACCTTCCCGAACGTACCGAGTTTCCACCTGCTCTCGAAATGTTCGATGGCACTTCAGTGACGACGATCAAAGAATGGGAAGAGAATCGAAAACCGGAACTGAAAGAACTATTTCAACAATACATGTACGGATACATGCCCGCAGCCCCGGCTGAAATTAACTTCGAGGTTCAACCGGAATTCTCCCTGCTGGAAGGGAAGGCCCGTGGATTCGAAGTTATCATTAATTATGCTGTTGATAAAGGTGGCGAGACTCTACCTCCTTTGAACTTGCTGGTCATTTTACCGACAAATAGCGATAAGCCTGTTCCACTCTTTCTGGGAATGAATTTCTGCGGTAATCACACACTGTTGCCTAATAAAGAGATTTCACTTACGAATAACTGGGTTTACGATAGTTGTGGTGGTGTCGATCATCAGGCCGTGGAAGGATCGCGAGGGTCTCAGTTCAATGATTGGGGTATCGATACGATCATTAATCGAGGTTACGGTTTCGCCGCCTTTCATAGTGCCGATCTGGCCCCTGACGTCGATGACTTTTCTAATGGAGTTCATCCTTACTTTTTCAAAGAGGGACAAACCTCTCCCGACCCTCACGACTGGGGCACGCTTGCTGCCTGGGCGTGGGGCGCGCATCGAGCTGTGGATTACCTAGTTACCCATCCTCAGGTAAGAAAAGAACAAATCGCGATCATCGGTCATTCACGTCTGGGGAAAACGGCCTTGCTGGCTGCTGCATTCGATGATCGCATCGCGCTTTCGATTCCACATCAGGCAGGTTGTGGGGGCACTGCACCCAACCGGGAGTCAGTAGGGGAATCGGTGGCGATTATTAACCGGGCGTTCCCGCATTGGTTTAATAATACGTTCCCGCTCTTCAGTGATGATGTCAATCGCCTTCCTTTCGATCAGCATGAACTCATCACCTTAATGGCTCCGCGTCCCGTATTGGTCAGTAACGCAGTCGAAGACAAATGGGCCGACCCCGACGGGCAATTCCGGATGCTTCAACTGGCCGCTCCTGTATACGATCTGTATCAGGTGGAAGGATTGCTCGATCAACAGCAACCCGAACTCGGACGATTGAGCAACGGTCGCCTTGGCTACTATATTCGTTCCGGAAATCACTCGATGACTCGTGGAGACTGGCTCGTTTTCCTCGACTATGCAGACAAATATTTCGGGAAACAGCCGGCTATGAATATGGACTGATTGTTCATTCGAACTTCATTGTTTCTCCGGATACTCTCAACTCAATACTGCCAACCGAGTCTTTCAATTTATTCAACTCAGATAAAGACCTAATCATCATGAATCACAATCGACGCTCTTTTTTGAAAAATGGCTCTCTTTTTCTGTTGGGTAGCCAGATGATTAGCAAGTCGGATTTGCTCTTCGGAGCAGTAAGTCCGACCGTCAGCGAACGGACTCATCGGATTGCGCTGGTGACCGATATGCACTACGCCGACAAAGAGGCTGCGGGCTCGCGACACTACCGGGAGTCGCTTGATAAGTTCGATGAAGCGGCGGCGAAGTATAAAGAGCTGAAGCCGGACTTTCTGGTCGAACTGGGCGACATTGTCGACGCAGCCGACGCCGTCGATGTTGAACTCGGTTACCTGAAAACGATCAACGCTAAATTATCGCAAGTCGCTGATGAACGGCACTACGTGCTGGGCAATCATTGTGTGTACACATTGACCAAAGAAGAATTCCTGGGTGAAGTCGGTAAAGAAAAATCGTATTACTCGTTTGATAATAAAGACAGACATTTCATTATTCTGGATGCCTGTTTCCGTCCCGATGGAGTTCCCTACGGACGAAAAAACTACGACTGGACGTCTCCTTTTATTCCGGCTGCCGAACTGGAATGGCTGGAAGCTGACCTCGCAGCCACCGATAAACCGACAGTCGTATTTACTCATCAACGACTTGATGTCGACAATCACTACGGCGCGAATAACAGTCCCGCTGTTCGGAAAGTACTGGAAGAATCTGGTAAAGTACAGGCGGTCTTCCAAGGGCACAGCCACAAGAACGAACATGTGGAACTAAACGGCATTCATTACTGTGTACTGGCGGCGATGATTGAAGGTTCGGGTGCCGAGAACAACAGTTATTCCACATTGGAAATCTTTAATGACGGTACTCTCAAACTGAATGGTTTTCGTAAACAAAAACCGTATCAATGGAGTTAATCTTCTTTCAGCAGCAATTCGACGGCATCGGCCAGCCAACCACTTTCCCAGTGATGTTTCCGCTGGGGGCCATCTCGGTATATCGACTTGATCTCAAGTTGCCGGAGCAGGGCGTTCATCTCCTCGTGCTGCTCTCGAAACGCATCGTAACCCCAGTGGTACAGTCGGGGTTCATTCTGAAACTGCGTCTGTTTTTCCTTAAGCAGTCGAGCCAGGTGATAATTCTCGAAGTTCTCCTGATCTCCAAAGATCGGTCCACTGCCATACGGTCCGGAGCGATCCAGCATCAAGGGGGCGTCCCAGGCGAGTGCTTTATGAAAAAGATCTGGATGCCGTAATAGTAATGACCACGCTCCCCAGCCTGATTTACTGAAGCCGATCAGGTATCGATCATCAGATTTCGTTGAAACAGGATAATGCTCCTCCACAAAAGGAATCACTGTTTTCAGAAAATACGTTTCCTGCTGGAGCTTCGTATCAAGCGGATGGTTGGCGTACCAGGGGAGATCGGAGAACGTTGAGAAGAGGCAGATCACGTTGAACCGATTAGCCAAGCCATGTTTGATTGCCTCCTTTGTGCTAGTCCCCCAGCGAGTTCCAGTTCCTGCTTCGACGGGAAGAAAATATAGCGTCCTATAAGTCCGTGCCTGGTCGAAATCGCTCGGTAGCAAGACTTGCAGCATCGTCCCGGATCGTTGATGCGGGCTGCTCAGCGGATGAGATTTCAGCTCTTGTATTGGAACGCTTTCTTCCGCCTGAATCCGAGGTGCGTCAGTGGCAAGTATGATCAGTAATAAGAAGAGGCCGCAACGGACTGGCTTATTCTGAAGTTTCATTCTACGATCATTTCATTAGCTAATACTGCATCGATTCGTTTTGTTGATGATCTATTATAAACGGTTGGCTCCCCCATAGAGATAACTTCTACCCAGGGAATAAACAGTTTTAACATCTTCAGAATTCCATTTCCCCCGTTTCTTACTCGCCATCGTTGTTGCATGAAAATCGTCGTCCTCAGTTTTGATCAACTCTCAATGTCGTGGTTGGGAACGTATGGAAACCAATGGTTACCGACTCCCAATTTTGATCGACTCGCTCTCCACTCCACTATTTTCGACCGCTGTTATGCCGAATCAGTGAATCTTGAAAACAGTTCGCACGCCTGGTGGGATGGCGGCTTTCGGAATTTGAATGGAGACACGAAATCTTCGGTTAGTCTCGCGCAAATTCTAAAACAACAGGGAGTCGATCTCACCCTATTGGTTGAAGGGGACGTGGAAGAGCATTCTGTGCCGCTGGATCAAAATGGCGATTGGAAATCAACAGGAGAAGGCGAGAACGGCACGCTTGATGAACTGATCGAACAGGGGATTCAGTCCATTGAGCAGTCGAAGTCGGGAACGTCCCAACTCATCTGGCTGAAGGGCTTGGGAGAAGTTTCAAACGAGATTCCTGATATCCGGTTCATCGAACAATTCGCAGAGGAAGAGGGACTCGAACCAACAGACGAAATGCTGACAGAATGGCTGGTGATTATGTCCCAGCCGGAATTGTTCGAGCAATTGGAACCAGATCAGCAACAGGATTTGGAACAAATTTTTGGAGCTGCCCGCATCCTGGAAATCGATGCCCACTTGGGCAAACTCTGGGATGCCCTATTAGACCAATCAGAAACAGGTAATCCAGAAACTGATAATGAAGAATGGCGATTGGTCATCACGGCAGCGACGGGGGAAGCGACTCCGACCCTATCGACTCGCCATGTTAGTGTACCTATGGTCATAGGCACTCCTGCTTGTGATGATGCCCGTCGACGCCCGGCACTCGTCTCCAGTCAGGACTTGCCCGTCACCCTGATTGAGTGGTTGGTTCCAGCGGATCGCAAGGAGGTCGCTTTAGAAGAGTTCGCCGCCATGGGAACTGCTTTGCAGGACGTGATTGAGGACCCCCAACACAATGTTCGCGATTTTGTTTGTTTTTCGGGAGCAGGGGAAGAGTTCGGTCTGGCGACCCGGCATTATCTTTTCCTCGCCCAATGGAGCACCACGATTAACACTTCTGATGAAGAATCGTGGAAATTGTACGTCCTGCCGGACGATGGAGCGAACAGGATCAATATGGCGCGGCAGTATCTGGAAGTGGCTGAAACTTTGTCGGAACAGTTAACCGCTTTCGTGCATCAAATAGAAAACGAGATTCAGCCCGGCATTGAGTTCTTCCAAGTGTCGACTTTGTCAAACAGATAGAGGCCTTTTTTTGTACGAAGTCCTTAACTGTAAAAAAGTTAAATCGAAGCCAGAGGGGCCGGTTTCCTATCGATTCCCCTGTCGTCGGTTTCTACAATGTGGTTAAACTGGTTAAACTTGGCATGTCGCATTCGCAGTCGAGTGTTTCCAGAATTGGCATTCGAATCGGGCTTCCGATAAATTCAAACCCGATTCGAGCTCACCCGACGTGGTTTAACAAGAACATTATCCCGCCAGCCGGGTTAAATGAAGAGACGATTGTTCGCGGTTTGAATTGTTAAGTACCGATTAAGGAAGTACTTCGGTTTAATGAACAGGCTGCCCGCTCTGATGAAATAAGTTCCAAAGCAGGGAAGAATTGATTTATGGCAGAACATGATAAGATGGGTGCAGATCAAGACTCGATTGATAAATTGAGCCGCGCTTATCACGACGTGAAAGAGCAGATGGCTCAAGTGATT is part of the Polystyrenella longa genome and harbors:
- a CDS encoding PSD1 and planctomycete cytochrome C domain-containing protein, whose protein sequence is MVPFAPDLRAAEDTVDNALYEHHIKPLLKERCFACHGVLKQESSLRVDSGVHLFKGGDIGAAVVPGNLEESWLYQAITGEAGFLMPPEGDPLSEEEIAHVKSWIEAGAPIPETDQPEMDPQDHWAFQLIEQPALPEVKNTEWIESPVDYFIAAKHESLGLSPATKTDKATLLRRVYLDLVGLPPSREELHAFLADDRPEAYNEVVDTLLDSPHYGERWGRHWMDVWRYSDWYGRRGANDMTNSYSTIWRWRDWIIQSLNADKGYDQMIREMLAADQLYPGDREKQVATGFIVRNYYRWNYHTWLKDSVEHTGKAFLGLTFNCCECHDHKYDPIAQNEYFAMRSFFEPLDLRHNRVPNVADPGPFPDYVLSKLNPPIRDGQVQVYDRYPEKETQFYTGGVETNIVPDKPGIEAAGPAFLKGDKLEITQVELPVEAWYPGLQQFVIDEETTQRDSAVKLAYHYYKTEEASLLEQIQTREEMLNELKLQQPSTDDNSLASASNLQAIQLATETGRRTLQHGLGQAVQFDDQTTLQFRIRLIKDGLASFQLSDDLAAGRTSLYLAFTEGKVKAYVPGKGTVEQVLAQYDQLESPRHFQAELAFDPDEDQALLTLTDLKTSEPLVTQTPISIHGWRPANSVNCGIFIDAHSNTIAEFDDIVFSQTGNTEPSLNLDFEYPQYLPGNDPAGAQNWLVSRFSTGDGHSEVVLLGELTPEQLAQRQQFTELTQKVQTPKLQLAELKTRYEGATAELVAYQAVVKSEQARYQKSDVPEGELNQLMATAADLRRTANHKQAIAKTNAAANAVHMAKLLPLDQQDRDTQIKTAEQAVATAQQSLTAAEKALKDGTAEYEPLSRQFPKISTGKRAALAEWITANENPLTARVAANHLWGRHFGQPLVSTTENFGRNGAAPTHPELLNWLASELQQNGWSFKHLHRLIVTSQTYQQSSRASADLSGNKEIDRDNQFLWHYPGHRIEAEVIRDSLLKVAGELDTEFFGQEIEHEEGLFTNRRSIYLSHHGEGKMQFLEMFDVADPADCYIRKSTVLPQQALALSNSELAMQKGRQLARRLWGEIDSGSAGEDVDNEFVDQAFERILSRPATEAERFASIKFLRQQRELFTTTEEPLIVPPTEDEEPAAAETLPATEPAARARENLIHALFNHTDFITVR
- a CDS encoding FG-GAP repeat domain-containing protein produces the protein MRSHSIQTPLIPLLLGLLFLAGASRISTAAEPVEPKWTGRGAYRLLLEVPADSNLTDRKQDERVVACPVDFKTWLIDQDVNGTVDLSTLQLHRFDPQTGEPIKGSEYAAAKTPWDQPCRFEDDEFSDGYTSRVGRPSETEDGRTRQFQRPRKARLFNREMSAEQGRLIWSHVAEQNKPAAYALYFDIKQEQDMKSVSPAPWIGDADPLRRETEEALGGFAHFPATVADLNADGLEDLISGTEKGDLIWYPNRGTRERPHFQGCQILTDETGPIDTGWYAAPFVYDWNNDGLLDLLVGSSGNVILWWQNVGSQKKHDFQYRGFVQNEEDRLRVPETPVAEDGANIFKHDYYNQPWVGDLDGDGLPEIVTGGYTTGRIFQYQGVGRNADGTPKLKYAGELGTDKGPIDTVWAAAPWMWDANADGQFDLLTGGWYWSGIEAPAPPGVADYLRFYQHAGKEPLLFERLPFPKTDSFPRGVITRPVLFYANSDPMPDLLVSDNSGEVHIIPNIGKAGEPRWDMPGERLTAPWGFDSDWDATGFASSNTGSESGEVLIGTYLWKREGSARSPEKKLIGAPRVNGKPISHPGPGYGDGYLYTQLYDWNNDGHNDILWGTQQGNIYVHLHSGTGDPLEFEPGQLVELATGESLKVGPPVVDSVEEATDFTILQGSRIVFALSDFNQDGIDDLLIAETFAQLWLFPGQAPSENAEAAARTFGPGQLLTTLKTRINQICCFDWNKDSFPDLLLGGTATEPVIVYLNQTQAGDPALSEAQAVEGLPYLFWGPRVAATDWNGDGDDDLMVQSEFFSFWIERSFLDHGYFAAQVSGKAGEYLQHRPNP
- a CDS encoding glucuronyl esterase domain-containing protein — protein: MLPRFIFCLGITFSVCALSAAEWPDVADLPERTEFPPALEMFDGTSVTTIKEWEENRKPELKELFQQYMYGYMPAAPAEINFEVQPEFSLLEGKARGFEVIINYAVDKGGETLPPLNLLVILPTNSDKPVPLFLGMNFCGNHTLLPNKEISLTNNWVYDSCGGVDHQAVEGSRGSQFNDWGIDTIINRGYGFAAFHSADLAPDVDDFSNGVHPYFFKEGQTSPDPHDWGTLAAWAWGAHRAVDYLVTHPQVRKEQIAIIGHSRLGKTALLAAAFDDRIALSIPHQAGCGGTAPNRESVGESVAIINRAFPHWFNNTFPLFSDDVNRLPFDQHELITLMAPRPVLVSNAVEDKWADPDGQFRMLQLAAPVYDLYQVEGLLDQQQPELGRLSNGRLGYYIRSGNHSMTRGDWLVFLDYADKYFGKQPAMNMD
- a CDS encoding metallophosphoesterase family protein; the encoded protein is MNHNRRSFLKNGSLFLLGSQMISKSDLLFGAVSPTVSERTHRIALVTDMHYADKEAAGSRHYRESLDKFDEAAAKYKELKPDFLVELGDIVDAADAVDVELGYLKTINAKLSQVADERHYVLGNHCVYTLTKEEFLGEVGKEKSYYSFDNKDRHFIILDACFRPDGVPYGRKNYDWTSPFIPAAELEWLEADLAATDKPTVVFTHQRLDVDNHYGANNSPAVRKVLEESGKVQAVFQGHSHKNEHVELNGIHYCVLAAMIEGSGAENNSYSTLEIFNDGTLKLNGFRKQKPYQWS
- a CDS encoding DUF1501 domain-containing protein, with the translated sequence MPRSKHNSFCGRVKRRTFLADMGFGATGLALGSLMAKENAASAATTKSDQPDIGPHFAPRAKNVIWVFLSGGYSQMETFDPKPMLNKYAGKTFDQTPYPNPFEDPLYQERARSVVKVKREHATILPMQVGFKKRGELGIGVTDWWPHLSTCVDDISFVRSMYTTDNDHAAEFQMHHGRHKLDPKQPVVGSWINYGLGSLNENLPEFVCLGNFKDSRIKEDFDANYLGPKYGGVILNLDPKNPLPYGRRDLSMLEREQQNQFAFVNELNQLTATEYPDDEQARARIKSYELAFRMQSAVPETLNLAEETAETQALYGIDNETTSVYGRRLLAARRLAERGVRFSLVYLSDYGEWDSHLKLQELHGRSCERVDKPVAGLLKDLKRRGMWEDTVVVFCTEFGRTPGVEVRDGYKAPDGRDHHPHGFTVWFAGAGIKQGHIHGATDDLGFHVVDSPHYVTDIHATLMHLMGLDPQRLDIPGRQRLLSDHGKPIMDILS